The window ATCCCTGTTCCACACCTGGAGACCAGAGCCAGCAAGGCCCCGAGGAGAGGGCATGATGCAGGTGGGTGGTAGGGGAGCATTGGCTGCCTGAGCTGAGGTCTCTGTCCTCTGGGGCCAGGATATGGGTCTGTATCAGGAGAGGGTGAGCTGGGGATGGAGGAGCACGCTGGGGTCTCAGGTGTTCCTGCTGCTCCCTGGAAGGCTGGGCTGCCAGGCGCTGTGCCCCAAAGGGAAGGGGGCTTCTAGCCTCCAAATTGGAGGGCAGGGGATTCTCAGATTGGGAACTCTGAGCACTTGAGGGCAGGCCAGTGGTGACGGCCCGCTGGGCTGAGAGGCAAGGGACGGGCCCTCGGGGATGTTGGTGGGGACACGGGAATGAGCCTGCTGCTTCTGCTTGCTGGGGGTTCTCAGGGTCTTGCTGTGGGTTGGGCTGTTCCTGTGTTCAAGGTGGAGGAGTGATGCAGAAGGGTGCAGCTGAAGGGTGGGCAGGGGCACCCAGGGCCAAGGTGGCAGGCCAACGCTCAGCACGTGGCCAGCCGGTCGCACACCCAGCCATGAAGTTCGCTTCCACAGAAGGCGTCATTCCACTTCCCAGAGCCCAGCATCATCACGCAGTTCTCACCCTGGCCTGCATCGTTGGGCTCCCCTGGCTGCCAGTTGCTGGAGCAGAAAGGCTTCAGGTCAGAggatgaggaaggaggaagggtcccctgggccctccccaccccatcactgGATTCCCATCACAACTCCCAGCAGCCTGGAGATACCACCCTCCCTCCCCCGAGTCTAGTCTGAATCCAAACCCTGACCATCTCCCTTGGGTTCCATCCAGAAGCTCCCCAAGGCACATACCCCCCAAAACCCTCCTCTCCCAAGACAGAaaggctcccctcccctcctctacATTCCCCCCATCTTCACCTATAGTCCAGGGGCTGGTTGTCCATCCAGATAAACTCCCCTTCAATGTCCAGGTCCCGAAGGCCAATCCAGGAGCCCCTCCAGTTGGCACGTTTGGTCAGGAAGTCCTGGGGAGGAGGATAGGGCTAGAGGGCTGGGGAGACGTGCCTGGGTTCCCCCGCCCTTACCCCACAGGAGATCGGGGTGGGAATCTGCCACCTCCCCTGCAGAACCCAGGCCCACCTGCTCCTCTGGGCTGTGGATGCTAACCAGCCGCCCGTGCAGATTTTCACAGGCGTACCGGGCCTGGATCCATTTCTTGGCGCCCTCCCCGAAGTAGTAGCACTTCTTTTGGAAATAGATCCATGCCTCGGGGCACGTGTTGCACACAGAGCCTGGGGTGGAGGAGAGGCTGAGGGGGGCAGCTGTGGTGGGCACCATGGTGGTTGCTGTCGTAGTTGCTGTGGTGCTGGGCACCATGGTGGGTGCTGTCGTAGTTGCTGTGGTGCTGGGCACCATGGTGGGTGCTGTAGTGGATGTTGTTGTCGTGGGTACCAAGGTGGATGCTGTGTTGGGTACCATGGAGAGCGCAATGGCGGGTGCCGTGGGTACCACAGACAAAGTGGGTGGCAGCATCtctcctgggggctgggctgaAAAGCAGATCAACCCCAGGGCCTAACAGAAAGTCTCCTTCTTCCCTGGAGCTCCCGTGTTGATGTACATGTGAGACCATCTCCACGGCAGGGGCACCtcagccaccaccaccatcagcacacacccccccccaccaACTGTCAGGAACATCATGATCACCAGCACCCCCACCACAGGTACCCACAATGGCCAGCAGCATCTCTCCACCACCAACTCCACAGCCAGTGCCAAGCCAGCCACATCTTTGTCTCCAGTGCCAACGGCACGAGGAGGCCAAGACTGCCAGCATCACTTTCCCCACTACCATCCCCACCAACAGCTGCCCCCCACAGTAGCCCTTGCCACCATCATGGCCATCACCCCCCAACCAGCACTCTTGGTGACTTTCTGGGAAACTGAGATGATTTTCTTCTAGTTGGTCAGGGGAgtctgtggtgggggtggggtaggaaaAAGACTGGAGGGCTGGGTCCTGACGATCTCCATCAGGGACCACCGTGGTCTTTCTTTCCTTGCCCCAACCCCAAGGAAACTCTCAGCCAGTCATCACCACCAGCCCTGCCAGTTGGGAGGTTAAAACCACTCTTACTGGACTGACTCTCTGCTTATTTAAATGAGATTTTCTTAGAGTGAAGTTATGGAGGGCTCCATAGCTTGGGTGGAATTCTTCTAAGGAGCCGTGGGTCCACCAAACTCTGAAGAGCCCTGGGGAGACTTCCCACACATCGGACTGTAACCAGAAGTCAGCCCtctggcggggggtggggagaggggacagcGTTAAAACAGACGAGGGCATCTCTGGTCCTTCAAGATAACTTTGGGGGATGATGCCCTGGCTCTGGGTCACATGATCATGGAGAGACAGCCACCGAGCTGGGCTCAGAACCCAGGCCATGGGGCCAGATTTTGGGGGAGGGAGTCGGGTCAAAACGAATGAGATCCAGGTTCCGGTGTAGGGGGGAGGGCACGGTGGGGTTTCTTGCTGGGATTCCCACAGCCACCCCAGGTCCCAGGGGACAGGACTCCACACAGAGCAGAGatccttcctcttctctgacccagcaggggcttcccagagggGCGAGGGGGTGGGTCTTCAGGCAGGAACCCCCAGCTTCCACCCCAGGTTCCAGGCACAGTGATTGAACACTTTCTGCACTTTGCTGGGACCACCCCTATGACCCTCGGGACTGCCAACATCATCTCTCTCATTGTCACCCCTGGGAAGACCCCACGGTTCCCCTGGTCTGCACTGCTGCGAGGTTACTCCCCCTTTTGCCCCCTGGCTGGGTCAGACAGTCCTCCATGAGGGCTGTGGCTGAGGGCCTCCTACCCACGACCCTCTCCTGAGTGGAGATGGGCAGAGGTGAGATCAGTAAAGAGAACCCATTTTTGGTGAATGCTCAATGTCTttatctggaggaggaaaaagcTTGGAAGCCCCCCACCCAGGTCAGTGGAGGGGAGCTGCTGGAATCAGAAAGGGTTTTCTCTGGTGTCCCCATGTGGGTCCAGCCACACACACGAGCACACACCCATCCACACTGTCATGCTCACACCTCTACTGCAGGCTGGAACAGGTCGCACCCAAGGTCTCTTGCATGAGCCAACAAGcccccccccatcccccccccCTCGACCCGCCACAGAGGTGCATGCTCACCGTTGGCAGCGCGTAGCTCGATCCACAACTTTCCCACCTCCTCTTGGAGTCTTCCCAGTGAATCCAAAGCCTGACGCATCTCATTCAAGCCTTGAGTGGTTGGGTCAGGGGTAGGGGGGTAGGAGTCaaggtgtttgtttttaatttgcggAGGGGCGGGGCACAGATCCAGGCATACCTCCCTGCCCCCTACCCCCTGTTCCTCCCCAGCTGCTCACCGCGGGACTTCAGGTCACTCAGGTCAGCTCGAAGACCATCCAGGTTCCAGGAGAGCTCAGACTCTGATGGGGGTGGTGGCGGGGGCAGGACTGGTGTCAGGGATGATGCCCCCGAGCTGTACAGCCCCGCCTTTGCTCTAGAACCCAAGGccacaccccaccccgcccccagctctCACCCTGAGATTCCATTCTCTTCTGTTCAGTTTGGATTCGTTCCATGTCCTGCATCATCTGGGCAGCTGGTTGCAGGGGAGGgggctcagatcagatcagatcagtcgctcagtcgtgtcggactctttgcaaccccatgaatcacagcatgccaggcctccctgtccatcaccaactcccggagttcactcagactcacgtccatcgagtcagtgatgccatccagccatctcatcctctgtcatccccttctcctcctgcccccaatccctcccagcatcagagtcttttccaataggtcaactcttcgcatgaggtggcagtGGTAAGCAAATTCTCAGACTCACCCCTTAGTAGTCCCTTCCTGACACCTCCTCTCCCACTctccaccccccaaccccgccaCCAGCATGGTCTCTTCGCCTGAGTCCTTAGAGTCACCTGCCCATTTTGCAACTCATGGAGGGCTGGAGCCCTGTGTCCACATGTTCATCCATCCTCCTTAGACCCCAAGCTCAGCTCACTCACCCTGGGATTTCTGGGCCATCTGGTCACCCTTTTGTCTTTCCAAGTCTTTGGACACCTGAGAGACTGGAGCAGGGGAAGAGAAGACCTGTTGAGCTAAGAGCGCAAGCTGGTgaatcaccccccaccccatcccaagtGCACAGACCCCCAACACATCATCTGGATGACCGCAGCTGTTGCTTaatttaaaagcaattaaaaattgtTCTTAATTCCAAGGACACGAG is drawn from Bos mutus isolate GX-2022 chromosome 7, NWIPB_WYAK_1.1, whole genome shotgun sequence and contains these coding sequences:
- the FCER2 gene encoding low affinity immunoglobulin epsilon Fc receptor isoform X2, which encodes MTPHSRAEGRGPGPAMGQQEFTKFSRRRRPCCSRGTQLALLALVTTALWAGLLTLLLLWHWENARNLKQLEETAALNVSQVSKDLERQKGDQMAQKSQAAQMMQDMERIQTEQKRMESQESELSWNLDGLRADLSDLKSRGLNEMRQALDSLGRLQEEVGKLWIELRAANGSVCNTCPEAWIYFQKKCYYFGEGAKKWIQARYACENLHGRLVSIHSPEEQDFLTKRANWRGSWIGLRDLDIEGEFIWMDNQPLDYSNWQPGEPNDAGQGENCVMMLGSGKWNDAFCGSELHGWVCDRLATC
- the FCER2 gene encoding low affinity immunoglobulin epsilon Fc receptor isoform X1; this encodes MTPHSRAEGRGPGPAMGQQEFTKFSRRRRPCCSRGTQLALLALVTTALWAGLLTLLLLWHWENARNLKQLEETAALNVSQVSKDLERQKGDQMAQKSQAAQMMQDMERIQTEQKRMESQESELSWNLDGLRADLSDLKSRGLNEMRQALDSLGRLQEEVGKLWIELRAANAQPPGEMLPPTLSVVPTAPAIALSMVPNTASTLVPTTTTSTTAPTMVPSTTATTTAPTMVPSTTATTTATTMVPTTAAPLSLSSTPGSVCNTCPEAWIYFQKKCYYFGEGAKKWIQARYACENLHGRLVSIHSPEEQDFLTKRANWRGSWIGLRDLDIEGEFIWMDNQPLDYSNWQPGEPNDAGQGENCVMMLGSGKWNDAFCGSELHGWVCDRLATC